In Leuconostocaceae bacterium ESL0723, the following proteins share a genomic window:
- a CDS encoding 6-pyruvoyl-tetrahydropterin synthase-related protein — translation MTTTFGGAGQGINFFYPSGNLWPFLVALLFVKNPVHAIFLGTILRTFVGLVSSFVAMRVLNHRSIVAIVFSVTYCFSTYLLYNAIPRFDLGETMAILFLPLVFASFYKILISKNQDFGLDCLFAFSLALLTYAHLLTTVFTFLLLFILSVIFLLAGRTVRNVRKILIQFLSAALCYTFLTIGFWLPFVSQLVSTRIAHPELPYEFGVPSIADPSLSQIFNLSLSNHLQNNGVTLGILALIGVFALFIHFNHLDNKTRFIFILGLFLLLLSTDIFPWALFENTPISVIQMPSRFMPFANLFLIYAIILMEENYLSRNDVHRQNFYFIILSAIPIILAAGSSTIYFHQQREVPVNKKGENIAYIWSKRINGSANWYGESGPIYDDYLPTASGSIKQQVDKRQILVNGAPLGDKSVSYYPITNGMIYKFDSEKDLHDVAVTLPFWTYNKRNYMISVNHSKNKIPEKSRVNVASIITNLKEGENEVTVRFVAPNSYKISGWVSIISMIVMPITIIFNKFSSKTKVHRKSLK, via the coding sequence ATGACAACTACATTTGGAGGCGCAGGGCAGGGAATTAATTTCTTTTATCCTTCCGGAAATTTGTGGCCTTTTCTAGTTGCACTGTTGTTTGTGAAAAATCCTGTTCATGCGATTTTTTTAGGGACAATTTTGAGAACATTCGTGGGACTCGTTTCGTCCTTTGTCGCAATGAGGGTACTGAATCATCGAAGTATCGTTGCTATTGTATTTTCGGTCACATATTGTTTTTCTACGTACTTATTGTACAATGCAATACCAAGATTTGACTTAGGCGAGACCATGGCTATTCTTTTTTTGCCTTTAGTGTTCGCCAGTTTCTATAAAATTTTAATTAGCAAAAATCAAGATTTTGGTTTAGATTGTTTGTTTGCTTTTTCGCTAGCCCTTCTAACGTATGCACATTTATTGACAACAGTTTTTACTTTTTTACTGTTGTTTATTCTCAGCGTTATTTTTTTGTTAGCCGGCCGAACCGTTCGCAACGTTAGAAAAATCTTAATACAATTTCTGTCAGCAGCTTTGTGTTACACCTTTTTAACGATAGGGTTCTGGCTCCCATTTGTCAGTCAATTGGTTAGTACTCGTATAGCACATCCTGAATTGCCTTATGAATTTGGCGTACCTAGCATTGCTGACCCGTCATTGTCTCAAATTTTTAACCTTTCCTTAAGTAATCATCTTCAGAACAATGGTGTCACCTTAGGCATACTGGCTTTGATTGGTGTATTTGCACTGTTTATTCATTTTAATCACTTAGACAATAAGACTAGATTTATATTTATTCTAGGGTTGTTTTTGTTATTGCTCTCAACTGATATTTTTCCTTGGGCACTATTTGAAAACACACCAATTAGCGTTATACAAATGCCAAGTCGTTTTATGCCCTTCGCTAATCTTTTTTTGATTTACGCAATTATACTCATGGAGGAAAATTATCTTTCAAGAAATGATGTTCATAGGCAGAATTTTTATTTTATTATCCTCTCGGCGATACCAATAATTTTAGCTGCGGGATCTTCAACCATTTATTTCCATCAACAACGTGAGGTGCCTGTAAACAAAAAAGGCGAAAATATCGCATATATTTGGAGTAAACGTATTAACGGTAGTGCTAACTGGTATGGTGAATCTGGCCCCATCTATGATGATTACCTCCCCACTGCTAGTGGAAGTATAAAGCAGCAAGTTGATAAGAGACAAATCTTGGTTAACGGTGCTCCACTGGGAGATAAATCAGTTAGTTATTACCCAATTACAAACGGGATGATATATAAGTTTGATAGTGAAAAAGATTTGCATGACGTGGCTGTAACACTTCCTTTTTGGACATATAATAAGCGGAATTACATGATTTCTGTTAATCATAGTAAAAATAAGATTCCAGAAAAATCCCGAGTTAATGTGGCGTCCATCATAACAAATTTGAAGGAAGGTGAAAATGAAGTTACTGTTCGATTTGTGGCACCAAATTCATATAAAATCTCGGGTTGGGTAAGCATCATATCAATGATTGTTATGCCGATTACCATAATTTTTAACAAATTTTCTTCTAAAACTAAAGTGCACAGAAAATCTTTGAAGTGA
- a CDS encoding DUF6020 family protein, which produces MQLTQKIIAGLKQYWPTSLAAIILSIFFTWATLIQPSGYYDFRFSGGRLYFLAVLFFLGYVWLIMMVEQQALSFFRSSLVRSKVFAPVSANWLYFRVPVILILAWLPYVLVTWPGVLSWDGADQLNAYFQVAMPPQDIHFYGIDYNGTQQQFYLTNHHPWFTSLVLGSAFKIGQQWFGGLAGGLATIVVLNTTLLVTALSRLAIQIFRYAKLWGWLTLLLFALLPTFPIMAVNVNKTALAVAVFAFFVSALLRLWQQPQKWQRWLALLIISILLGLVRNDSFVMIGAAMVFGLFYRRVRKPLLTIGIVTLLALSVWNRVVLPAAQVLPSEKVEMLAVTNQQLARVVVKDPNGLTADQHQELSKFTDVNALKAAYNPTFYDPVKHTFYYYPVNFWQRGKTYQQNQAALKNGYLNQHFSDYLKLWLAVGSKNLGQYTAALMNDAYQYFTFIHNPVQTDLFLGGGVVPYENTTLFTGYRQNHPRAINQGQSWLNHLNQFPGIKLIFQTGLWGALTLMLLAMAIELRARLAVGLGMIGVGVLAVAAISPVNGLSRYIYPLYFLLPLMLAYMTWQQARRT; this is translated from the coding sequence ATGCAGTTAACGCAAAAAATAATTGCTGGACTTAAACAGTACTGGCCCACCAGTTTGGCGGCCATTATTCTGTCCATCTTCTTTACCTGGGCAACCCTGATTCAGCCCAGTGGCTACTATGATTTTCGCTTTAGTGGTGGCCGGCTTTATTTCTTGGCTGTGCTCTTTTTCTTAGGCTATGTTTGGCTAATCATGATGGTCGAGCAGCAGGCCCTGTCCTTTTTTCGGTCTTCACTCGTACGGTCCAAAGTCTTCGCACCTGTGAGTGCCAACTGGCTTTATTTTCGGGTACCAGTCATCCTAATTTTGGCCTGGCTGCCCTATGTCCTGGTGACCTGGCCCGGAGTGCTGAGCTGGGATGGGGCCGACCAGTTAAATGCCTACTTCCAAGTGGCCATGCCACCCCAAGATATTCATTTTTACGGTATTGACTACAACGGGACCCAGCAACAATTTTACCTAACCAACCACCACCCTTGGTTTACTAGCCTGGTGCTAGGGTCCGCCTTTAAAATCGGGCAGCAGTGGTTTGGCGGCTTAGCCGGCGGCCTGGCCACGATTGTGGTCTTAAACACGACCCTGCTGGTTACAGCTTTGAGCCGACTAGCCATCCAGATTTTCCGCTATGCCAAGTTGTGGGGATGGCTGACCCTGCTCCTTTTCGCCTTGCTACCGACCTTTCCCATTATGGCTGTCAATGTCAATAAGACCGCCCTGGCAGTCGCTGTTTTTGCCTTCTTTGTATCAGCCCTGCTTCGCCTGTGGCAGCAGCCTCAAAAATGGCAGCGTTGGCTGGCCCTGTTAATCATCAGTATCCTCCTGGGCCTGGTCCGCAACGACAGCTTTGTGATGATTGGGGCGGCGATGGTCTTTGGTCTCTTTTACCGGAGAGTCCGGAAGCCCCTGCTAACGATTGGCATTGTGACCCTGTTGGCGCTGTCGGTATGGAACCGGGTAGTTTTACCAGCCGCCCAAGTGCTACCATCTGAAAAGGTTGAGATGCTAGCGGTGACTAACCAGCAACTGGCTCGGGTGGTGGTCAAAGATCCAAACGGTCTGACCGCTGACCAGCATCAGGAACTCAGCAAGTTCACCGACGTCAACGCCCTCAAGGCAGCCTACAACCCAACCTTTTATGATCCGGTCAAGCATACCTTCTACTACTACCCGGTTAACTTTTGGCAGCGGGGGAAGACCTACCAGCAGAATCAAGCAGCACTTAAAAATGGTTACCTAAACCAGCACTTTAGTGACTACTTAAAACTCTGGCTGGCAGTTGGGTCTAAAAACCTGGGTCAGTACACAGCGGCTTTGATGAATGACGCTTACCAGTACTTCACCTTTATCCATAACCCGGTCCAGACCGACTTGTTCCTGGGCGGTGGGGTAGTACCGTACGAAAATACGACCCTCTTTACTGGTTACCGTCAAAATCACCCCCGGGCCATTAATCAAGGTCAAAGCTGGCTGAATCATTTGAACCAGTTCCCGGGCATTAAGCTCATCTTCCAAACCGGCTTGTGGGGCGCGTTAACCTTAATGCTGCTGGCTATGGCCATTGAACTCCGAGCCCGTTTGGCCGTGGGCCTGGGTATGATTGGGGTCGGGGTCTTGGCCGTGGCGGCAATATCGCCGGTTAATGGACTGAGTCGCTACATTTATCCGCTCTACTTCCTCCTACCGCTGATGTTGGCCTATATGACCTGGCAGCAGGCACGTCGGACCTAA
- a CDS encoding glycosyltransferase family 2 protein — MTTLSTPKSNHPATVSAVVVTYNRLGLLKEVIASLKQQSMAVHHLIVVDNNSDADTQDYLKSLGDQIDYLRLEQNLGGAGGFNRGLRYFLEKTSDEYVWLMDDDTVPAPDALAALLDFAYQQPHFGFLASDVRWTDGHRAKMNRPAPLNRLQSVPEDQTNPIQLQNATFVSLLMKRQVVAEIGLPITDFFIWGDDIEYTERAGRLAPGYFIPAAKVVHKMTTNTGSNILNDGPDRIKRYYYAYRNKMYYLKKRDWYRRLRARLRISLEYWQLYFSHAPYRREKLATMRTAIRDGRHFHPTIERVEQVKK; from the coding sequence ATGACAACGCTTTCCACGCCAAAATCCAACCATCCTGCCACCGTCAGTGCCGTAGTGGTCACGTACAACCGTTTAGGCCTGTTAAAAGAAGTGATTGCCAGCCTCAAACAACAAAGCATGGCAGTCCACCATTTAATTGTGGTCGATAACAATAGTGATGCAGATACCCAGGACTACTTGAAGTCCCTGGGTGACCAGATTGACTACCTGCGCTTGGAGCAAAATCTAGGCGGGGCCGGTGGCTTTAACCGCGGTTTGCGTTACTTTTTGGAAAAGACAAGTGACGAATACGTCTGGCTGATGGACGACGACACGGTGCCGGCTCCAGACGCCCTGGCCGCCCTCTTGGATTTTGCCTACCAACAGCCGCACTTTGGTTTTTTGGCCAGTGATGTGCGCTGGACTGACGGCCACCGGGCTAAGATGAACCGGCCGGCCCCCTTAAACCGGCTGCAGTCGGTCCCCGAAGACCAGACCAATCCCATTCAGCTGCAAAATGCCACCTTCGTTTCCCTGTTAATGAAACGCCAGGTAGTCGCAGAAATTGGCCTACCGATTACCGACTTTTTCATCTGGGGTGATGACATTGAATACACCGAGCGGGCTGGTCGTTTAGCACCAGGTTACTTTATTCCGGCAGCCAAGGTGGTGCATAAGATGACCACCAATACCGGCAGCAATATCCTAAACGATGGCCCCGACCGGATTAAACGCTACTACTACGCCTATCGTAATAAGATGTACTATTTAAAAAAGCGGGATTGGTACCGGCGCTTGCGGGCCCGGTTACGGATTAGTTTGGAATACTGGCAACTGTATTTTTCCCACGCCCCATACCGGCGTGAAAAGTTGGCCACCATGCGGACGGCTATCCGGGACGGCCGGCACTTTCACCCAACCATTGAGCGGGTGGAACAGGTAAAAAAATAA
- a CDS encoding GtrA family protein has product MTDINTLWQKYRETILYLFFGGATFVVSMVTYALFVSVFHWTVTWSYIVSWFLAVLFAYLTNRIWVFQSQVRDFGGIVKEAGQFYLARLVTGVLGWLILLFGVYVLHQNSIVWNGIQNILVIISNYVLSKLFIFKAVEDEIKD; this is encoded by the coding sequence ATGACTGACATTAATACCCTTTGGCAAAAATACCGGGAGACGATTCTCTACCTGTTCTTTGGTGGGGCGACCTTTGTGGTGAGCATGGTCACTTATGCTCTCTTTGTTTCTGTCTTTCATTGGACGGTGACCTGGTCCTATATCGTTTCCTGGTTTCTGGCCGTGCTCTTTGCCTATTTAACCAACCGGATTTGGGTATTTCAGTCGCAGGTGCGAGACTTTGGTGGTATCGTTAAGGAGGCTGGACAGTTCTACCTAGCCCGGTTAGTCACTGGGGTGTTGGGTTGGTTGATTCTGCTCTTCGGGGTCTATGTCCTCCACCAAAACAGTATCGTGTGGAACGGTATTCAAAACATCCTAGTGATTATTTCCAACTATGTGCTGAGTAAACTGTTTATTTTCAAGGCCGTTGAAGACGAAATCAAGGATTAA
- a CDS encoding aldo/keto reductase, whose protein sequence is MTATAKIGKSDVTTTKLGLGTNKVGGHNLFPGLKDQDGYDLVKAALDDGIQLIDTAYMYGLGRSEEIIGDVIQDYDRSKIVLATKGAQDPNHDNQVSNDPEFLKQAVADSLKRLKTDYLDIFYIHFPDKTTPKDEAVAALNELKQAGKIRAIGVSNFSLDQIKEANKHQQVDIVEDHYSLVYRGAEGAEWSYLKDNNISFVPYFPLASGLLTGKYSPADYQKFAKQYSEGQYKDIMQALTKVKTIADQHGVTVAQTILGWYIANPDISAVIPGARNPQQVAANVKALDVTLSAGEYEQIDQAFAAFK, encoded by the coding sequence ATGACAGCAACTGCAAAGATTGGTAAGAGCGACGTGACGACGACTAAGTTAGGCCTTGGTACCAACAAGGTCGGTGGCCACAACTTGTTTCCTGGCCTAAAGGACCAGGACGGTTATGACCTGGTGAAGGCTGCTTTAGATGACGGCATCCAGTTGATTGATACCGCCTATATGTACGGCCTTGGTCGTTCGGAAGAAATCATTGGCGATGTCATTCAAGATTATGACCGCTCCAAGATTGTCTTGGCTACCAAGGGTGCCCAAGATCCTAACCACGATAATCAGGTCAGCAACGACCCGGAGTTTTTGAAGCAGGCCGTCGCTGATTCGCTCAAGCGGTTAAAGACCGACTATCTGGATATTTTCTATATTCACTTTCCTGATAAGACCACGCCTAAGGATGAGGCCGTGGCCGCTTTGAATGAACTCAAGCAGGCCGGCAAGATTCGGGCCATCGGGGTTTCGAACTTTAGCTTAGACCAAATCAAGGAAGCCAATAAGCACCAGCAGGTCGATATCGTTGAAGACCACTACAGCCTGGTTTACCGGGGTGCTGAGGGGGCCGAGTGGTCCTACTTGAAGGACAATAACATTTCCTTTGTGCCATACTTCCCACTGGCTTCCGGCCTGCTAACTGGTAAGTACAGTCCGGCTGACTATCAGAAGTTTGCCAAGCAGTACAGTGAAGGTCAGTATAAGGACATTATGCAGGCCCTGACCAAGGTGAAGACAATTGCCGACCAGCACGGGGTGACTGTGGCCCAGACGATTTTGGGCTGGTATATCGCTAACCCGGACATTAGTGCCGTCATTCCTGGGGCCCGCAATCCCCAGCAGGTGGCGGCCAACGTTAAGGCCCTGGACGTGACCTTGAGTGCTGGCGAGTACGAGCAGATTGATCAGGCCTTTGCTGCTTTTAAATAA
- the rpsT gene encoding 30S ribosomal protein S20 has translation MPIIESSIQRVRLSQKQHDRNEPQRSAYRSAVKRFEKAAAAGSSDLESLYREASAAIDHAYSKGLIKKNKASRQKSRLAKRVK, from the coding sequence ATGCCTATTATTGAATCATCAATTCAACGGGTTCGCCTCAGTCAAAAGCAACACGACCGCAACGAACCACAGCGCAGTGCTTACCGTTCAGCTGTTAAGCGTTTCGAAAAGGCCGCAGCCGCTGGTTCAAGCGACTTGGAAAGCCTTTACCGCGAAGCTTCAGCTGCGATTGACCACGCCTACTCAAAGGGCTTGATTAAGAAGAACAAGGCTTCTCGTCAGAAGTCACGTTTGGCAAAGCGCGTTAAGTAA
- the rpsO gene encoding 30S ribosomal protein S15 — MALTQERKNEIIKEYARQEGDTGSVEVQVAVLTADINELNTHMSNHKHDFHSQRGLLKKIGRRRNLLRYLRNNDIQRYRELIKRLGLRR; from the coding sequence ATGGCCCTTACTCAAGAACGTAAGAACGAAATCATTAAGGAATATGCTCGCCAAGAAGGCGATACTGGTTCAGTCGAAGTTCAAGTGGCGGTATTAACTGCTGACATCAACGAACTGAACACGCACATGAGCAACCACAAGCACGACTTCCACTCACAGCGTGGACTTCTTAAGAAGATTGGTCGCCGTCGTAACCTCTTGCGTTACCTGCGGAACAACGATATCCAACGTTACCGTGAGCTCATTAAGCGTCTGGGACTTCGTCGTTAA
- the gatC gene encoding Asp-tRNA(Asn)/Glu-tRNA(Gln) amidotransferase subunit GatC yields the protein MAEQISKDQVAHVASLAKLAFDEEGLNEFTEQLGDILSLFETLQEVDTSEVEPTYSVTTNVNHLREDQADNWHQKRELLANAPEEAADLIKVPAILKGEAEE from the coding sequence ATGGCAGAACAGATTTCAAAAGACCAGGTCGCCCACGTGGCTAGCCTGGCCAAGTTGGCCTTTGATGAAGAGGGCTTGAATGAATTTACCGAACAGTTGGGGGATATTTTATCCCTCTTTGAGACCTTACAAGAGGTGGATACCAGCGAGGTGGAACCGACCTATTCGGTCACTACCAATGTGAACCACTTGCGGGAGGACCAGGCTGATAACTGGCACCAGAAGCGCGAACTCTTAGCCAATGCACCAGAGGAAGCGGCGGACTTGATTAAGGTACCCGCAATTTTGAAAGGGGAGGCAGAGGAATGA
- the gatA gene encoding Asp-tRNA(Asn)/Glu-tRNA(Gln) amidotransferase subunit GatA, whose product MTFNFFDHDLAALHQGLKDGQFTAQGLVQGSLDNIAKTNDQLQSFLNTNPDLALEQAKAVDEAGDFAHPLAGIPLGLKDNIATKGLPTTAASKILEGFKPVYDATVVDKLRDQGAISVGKTNMDEFAMGGSTESSHYQKTTNAWDSSKVPGGSSGGSGAAVAAGQVPFALGSDTGGSIRQPAAFNGIVGMKPTYGRVSRFGLFAMASSLDQIGPFTRKVQDNATVLNALAGFDPKDSTSAEVEVPDFTANLGKDIKGLKVAVPKEYFSEGIDDGVAKTVRAGIDQLKALGATVDEVSLPHTKYGVAAYYILMSSEASSNLQRYDGIRYGFRAPDAKTLEEVYVKTRSEGFGDEVKRRIMLGTFSLSAGAYDAFFKKAAQIRTLMIQDFNQVFENYDLIVGPTTPTVAYGLGTEIDDPKAMYLGDVLTIPVNLAGLPGLSINAGFVDGLPVGMQLIGKAFDEATVYQAAYAFEQATRLFEKKPAIADEY is encoded by the coding sequence ATGACCTTTAACTTTTTCGACCATGACTTGGCTGCCTTGCACCAAGGTTTGAAAGATGGCCAGTTTACTGCCCAGGGACTGGTTCAGGGTAGTCTAGATAACATTGCTAAGACCAATGACCAGCTCCAGTCCTTTTTAAACACCAACCCGGATTTGGCCCTAGAGCAGGCCAAGGCCGTTGATGAAGCTGGTGATTTTGCCCATCCCTTAGCTGGTATTCCGCTGGGACTCAAGGACAACATTGCGACCAAGGGTCTGCCAACTACGGCGGCTTCCAAAATCTTGGAAGGCTTTAAGCCGGTCTATGATGCAACCGTGGTGGATAAGCTCCGCGACCAGGGCGCAATTTCAGTCGGTAAGACCAACATGGATGAGTTTGCCATGGGTGGTTCGACGGAAAGTTCCCACTACCAAAAGACGACCAACGCCTGGGATAGCAGCAAGGTACCCGGTGGTTCATCAGGTGGATCTGGGGCGGCCGTGGCTGCGGGCCAGGTACCCTTTGCCCTAGGTTCTGATACTGGTGGTTCAATCCGTCAGCCAGCTGCCTTTAACGGTATTGTTGGCATGAAGCCAACCTATGGTCGGGTTTCCCGGTTCGGCCTCTTTGCCATGGCCTCTTCTTTGGATCAAATTGGTCCCTTCACCCGTAAGGTCCAAGACAATGCCACGGTTCTTAATGCCCTGGCTGGTTTTGACCCTAAGGATTCAACTTCAGCCGAGGTTGAGGTTCCTGACTTTACCGCTAACCTAGGCAAAGATATCAAGGGCTTGAAGGTTGCGGTGCCAAAGGAATACTTCTCAGAAGGAATCGATGACGGCGTGGCCAAGACGGTACGGGCCGGCATTGACCAACTAAAGGCCCTGGGTGCTACGGTCGATGAAGTCAGCCTGCCCCACACCAAGTACGGCGTGGCCGCTTACTATATCCTGATGTCTTCGGAAGCCTCATCTAACTTGCAACGTTACGATGGCATCCGTTATGGTTTCCGGGCACCGGATGCTAAGACCCTAGAAGAGGTCTATGTTAAGACTCGTTCAGAAGGCTTTGGCGATGAAGTTAAGCGCCGGATTATGCTAGGAACCTTCTCCCTGTCAGCCGGCGCCTATGATGCCTTCTTTAAGAAGGCGGCCCAGATTCGGACCTTGATGATTCAGGACTTTAACCAGGTCTTTGAAAACTACGATTTGATTGTTGGACCAACCACGCCAACGGTTGCCTATGGATTGGGCACTGAAATTGATGATCCCAAGGCCATGTACTTAGGTGATGTTTTGACCATCCCAGTGAACCTGGCTGGCCTACCTGGCCTGTCGATTAACGCTGGCTTTGTGGACGGTTTGCCGGTTGGTATGCAGTTGATTGGTAAGGCCTTTGATGAGGCCACGGTTTACCAGGCGGCCTACGCCTTTGAACAGGCTACCCGCCTATTTGAGAAGAAGCCTGCCATTGCAGACGAGTACTAA
- the gatB gene encoding Asp-tRNA(Asn)/Glu-tRNA(Gln) amidotransferase subunit GatB: protein MGSGNFETTIGLEVHVEMQTNSKLLSPSPVHYGDEPNENTNVIDWGYPGVLPVANRGAIEFGMRVALALHADISPFIRWDRKNYVYPDNPKSYQTTQSATPLGKNGYLDVTLSDGSTKRVRIHELHVEEDAGKNTHGSDGYSYVDLNRQGTPLIEIVSEPDMHSPEEAYAYLEQLRQVILFTGVSEAKMQEGQMRADVNVSIRPFGSDEYGTRVEMKNINSFNYVRNALAYEEKRQGAAVRAGEPIVQETRRYDEPSKSTISMRVKEVADDYRYFPEPDLAPIEISQEWIDKVAAELPKSAKERQEYYVNELGIEPYDAEVLTQTLAMANFYDQTVADGADPKRAANYLIGDVNAYLNKTQAELQETKLTPEHLAGMIKLIEDGTISTKQAKKVFEAILDGEEPEAYAKANGLVQISDPAVLQPWVDEVLDANPQSIEDFKGGKDRAVGYLVGQLMKKSKGQANPTVLNQLLMAALKQR, encoded by the coding sequence ATGGGAAGTGGAAATTTTGAAACAACGATTGGCCTAGAAGTCCACGTTGAAATGCAGACGAATTCAAAGCTCTTGTCACCTTCACCAGTGCATTACGGTGATGAGCCTAACGAAAATACTAATGTCATTGACTGGGGTTATCCCGGAGTCTTGCCCGTGGCTAACCGGGGAGCGATTGAGTTTGGGATGCGAGTAGCCTTGGCCCTTCACGCCGATATCTCACCATTTATTCGCTGGGACCGTAAGAACTACGTTTACCCTGATAACCCAAAGTCATATCAGACAACCCAGTCGGCTACGCCCCTTGGTAAAAATGGTTATTTGGATGTGACCCTGTCTGATGGTAGTACCAAGCGAGTCCGGATTCACGAGCTGCACGTCGAAGAAGATGCCGGTAAGAACACCCACGGTAGTGATGGTTATTCCTACGTTGATTTGAACCGGCAGGGCACGCCGCTGATTGAAATTGTCTCTGAACCAGACATGCACTCGCCTGAAGAGGCCTATGCTTATTTGGAACAGTTGCGTCAGGTCATCCTCTTTACCGGGGTATCAGAGGCCAAGATGCAGGAAGGTCAGATGCGGGCGGATGTGAACGTTTCCATCCGACCCTTTGGCTCAGATGAATACGGTACCCGAGTTGAAATGAAGAATATCAACTCCTTTAACTACGTCCGTAACGCCCTGGCCTATGAGGAAAAGCGGCAGGGCGCGGCCGTACGAGCTGGTGAGCCAATCGTGCAAGAGACCCGGCGTTATGATGAGCCGTCTAAGTCGACGATTTCAATGCGGGTTAAGGAAGTGGCGGATGATTACCGTTACTTCCCAGAACCAGACCTAGCCCCAATTGAAATCAGCCAGGAATGGATTGACAAGGTTGCGGCTGAGCTGCCTAAGTCAGCCAAGGAACGGCAGGAATACTACGTTAACGAATTGGGGATTGAGCCTTATGACGCTGAGGTTTTGACCCAGACTTTGGCCATGGCCAACTTCTATGACCAAACGGTCGCCGATGGGGCTGACCCTAAGCGGGCTGCCAACTACCTGATTGGGGATGTTAACGCCTATCTGAACAAGACCCAGGCAGAACTGCAGGAAACGAAGCTGACTCCTGAACACCTAGCCGGCATGATTAAGCTGATTGAAGATGGCACGATTTCAACCAAGCAGGCTAAGAAGGTCTTTGAAGCCATCTTGGACGGTGAAGAACCAGAAGCCTATGCTAAGGCCAACGGCCTGGTTCAAATCAGTGATCCAGCTGTCTTGCAACCATGGGTGGATGAGGTCTTGGATGCTAACCCCCAGTCGATTGAAGACTTCAAGGGTGGTAAGGACCGCGCTGTTGGTTACCTGGTCGGCCAGTTGATGAAGAAGTCAAAGGGTCAGGCCAACCCAACCGTTTTGAACCAACTCTTAATGGCTGCCCTAAAGCAGCGTTAA
- a CDS encoding diacylglycerol kinase family lipid kinase gives MKRARIIYNPTSGREVIKREMLEILSVYEKAGYETSAYATTPEPMSAAREATRAALDGFDLIVAAGGDGTINEVVNGVAPLPKRPMLAIIPAGTTNDYARALKVPRDAPLDAAKIIYNHESIKMDIGEVTIGHEHKYFMNIAALGKISEVTYAVPSSMKALYGYLAYLIKGAELMTRLENVNARVRYDDGEYSGNIFMIFLALTNSVGGFESIVPDAKLDDGKFTLLIVKTGSIVQILQMVAQMLNGGRHVDNENLIYKKTSHVDIEPLDHAQLKVNLDGEYGGDAPMSFDVLKQHIRFVADRSAMKDNSTVDKYKQEFVHQVEQLEAQGKEKES, from the coding sequence ATGAAACGAGCCCGCATAATTTACAACCCAACTTCCGGTCGGGAAGTTATTAAGCGCGAAATGCTAGAAATTTTATCGGTTTATGAAAAGGCTGGCTATGAAACTTCGGCCTATGCCACCACCCCCGAACCAATGAGCGCGGCCCGAGAAGCCACTCGAGCAGCCCTGGATGGCTTTGATCTAATCGTCGCTGCTGGTGGGGATGGGACCATTAACGAAGTGGTTAATGGGGTTGCGCCACTGCCTAAGCGGCCAATGCTCGCCATCATTCCCGCTGGCACGACCAACGATTACGCCCGGGCCCTCAAGGTGCCCCGGGATGCCCCCCTGGATGCAGCGAAGATTATCTATAATCATGAGAGCATCAAGATGGACATCGGTGAAGTCACCATCGGCCATGAGCACAAGTACTTCATGAACATTGCTGCTCTGGGTAAGATTAGTGAGGTGACCTACGCGGTCCCTTCTTCGATGAAGGCCCTCTACGGTTATTTGGCCTACCTGATTAAAGGGGCGGAGCTGATGACCCGGCTGGAAAATGTGAATGCCCGGGTTCGCTACGATGATGGTGAATACTCTGGTAACATTTTCATGATTTTTTTGGCCCTGACCAACTCGGTTGGTGGTTTTGAATCAATCGTGCCCGATGCCAAGTTGGATGATGGCAAGTTTACCCTGCTGATTGTTAAAACTGGTAGCATTGTTCAAATTCTGCAGATGGTCGCCCAGATGCTAAATGGTGGCCGCCACGTTGATAATGAGAATTTGATTTATAAGAAGACCAGCCACGTTGACATTGAACCCTTGGACCATGCCCAGCTGAAGGTCAACCTGGATGGTGAGTATGGGGGCGATGCGCCCATGTCCTTTGATGTGCTTAAGCAACACATCCGCTTTGTCGCTGACCGCTCGGCCATGAAGGACAATAGCACCGTTGACAAGTACAAGCAGGAGTTCGTCCACCAGGTCGAACAGTTAGAAGCCCAAGGCAAAGAGAAGGAATCGTAA